One genomic window of Bacteroidota bacterium includes the following:
- a CDS encoding O-antigen ligase family protein, with product MNFKSISRLQAFLLISGIISFGIFMTIAIFRDSLILKAVALSIPFLLLLIYFAVLHPKIFVAVLIVLLPLSINLENTPFGFGISLPAEVLVTLMAFLVLVNLVKGKDVDFQFIKHPVSIAILINLIWMFLTSLTSTMPLISVKYLFIRINFLLVFYYLIAQLFGTKQGVQLFFWLYGSSLLVVIFIILLKHSQFGFTQEVNHWAAKPFFKDHTIYGACVVMMLPFFIARIFIKQLDLKFPRIFSFAIVPLLLVSIFTSYSRAVWLSIGIISIFLILLQLKIPAKYISLGLVLLVLSMWFVREPILIQLQDVQSQRGTDVKEHLTSAANIESSVSNKERVNRWECAIDMFLEKPFLGYGPGTYPFQYAPFQNEENMTIISTYDGDKGGVHSEYLKPLVESGIIGFLTFGAILLMVLRSSIRLIYRTKDKSIKLLTLSLLLGLSTYYFHGFVNYFSETDKAAVLFWGMAGLIVALDIKEKKVNTASKTYVNLKNISF from the coding sequence ATGAATTTTAAATCCATCAGCAGATTACAAGCATTTCTTTTAATTTCAGGCATTATCAGCTTCGGGATATTTATGACAATAGCTATTTTCAGGGATTCTTTGATCTTAAAAGCAGTTGCCTTGTCGATACCTTTTCTGTTGTTGCTGATCTATTTTGCCGTATTGCATCCCAAAATTTTTGTTGCTGTTCTTATTGTGTTATTGCCACTGTCTATCAATCTTGAAAATACCCCTTTTGGATTTGGTATTAGTCTACCTGCTGAAGTTTTGGTGACTTTAATGGCCTTTCTTGTTCTTGTTAATTTAGTTAAAGGGAAAGATGTAGACTTCCAATTTATCAAACATCCGGTTAGTATTGCAATTCTGATAAATCTGATATGGATGTTTTTGACATCATTAACGAGTACAATGCCTTTGATTTCTGTAAAATATCTTTTTATACGGATAAATTTTCTTTTGGTATTTTATTATTTAATTGCTCAACTTTTTGGAACAAAACAAGGTGTACAGCTCTTCTTTTGGCTTTATGGAAGCAGTTTGCTTGTTGTCATCTTTATCATTTTACTGAAGCATTCTCAGTTTGGTTTTACACAAGAAGTTAACCATTGGGCAGCAAAACCATTTTTCAAAGATCACACTATTTATGGTGCGTGTGTTGTGATGATGTTACCCTTTTTTATTGCACGGATTTTTATCAAGCAGCTGGATCTTAAATTTCCTAGAATTTTTTCCTTTGCCATTGTTCCCTTACTTTTAGTATCCATTTTTACTTCCTATTCTCGAGCAGTTTGGTTGAGCATTGGAATTATTAGTATTTTTTTAATACTTCTTCAATTAAAAATTCCAGCCAAGTACATTAGCCTTGGACTGGTGTTATTAGTATTATCGATGTGGTTTGTACGTGAACCAATCCTCATACAGTTGCAGGATGTTCAAAGTCAGCGAGGTACAGATGTAAAAGAGCACCTTACATCGGCAGCTAATATTGAATCAAGTGTGTCGAATAAGGAGCGGGTAAATAGATGGGAATGTGCTATTGATATGTTTTTGGAAAAACCTTTTTTAGGTTATGGTCCGGGAACTTATCCATTTCAGTATGCACCTTTTCAAAACGAAGAAAACATGACCATTATCAGTACTTATGATGGAGATAAAGGGGGTGTGCATTCCGAATATCTTAAACCTTTGGTGGAGTCAGGCATTATTGGTTTTTTAACTTTTGGAGCCATCTTGCTGATGGTGTTGCGTTCGTCTATACGGTTGATATACAGAACGAAAGACAAATCGATTAAATTACTTACTTTAAGTCTTTTATTGGGTTTGTCAACCTATTATTTCCATGGATTTGTTAATTATTTTTCAGAAACAGATAAAGCTGCAGTTT